A stretch of the Adhaeribacter swui genome encodes the following:
- a CDS encoding catalase family protein, producing the protein MSITQPASYVRFDSGVEETQPDEQQLTEETVASMNRLNRYMFDKHRHAIRDAHAKSHGVLRGELHIYPNLPSHLAQGLFQQARTYPVIIRLSSAPGALGSDKQSTFKGFAIKVIGVEGRKFLPDKADEVTQDFLLVSDPVIPTGDIKSYHDMQLKLEKLAHTPEAFQEALSAVSRVANKALQAVGVDPQINPIGPGHPHYHILGETFHSMGAFRYGDYVAKISAAPLSGNVQALAKQELKVEDAETWRDVVVDFFRQQGAEYELRAQLCTDLHTMPVEDASVEWPKALSPYQPIGRIVIPAQEAYSPARRVFADDVLSFNPFHCLPEHQPLGSINRARRLAYETSSRYRHEMNAQIRLEPRDINQLPD; encoded by the coding sequence ATGTCTATCACTCAACCTGCTTCTTACGTCCGCTTCGACAGCGGGGTGGAAGAAACCCAACCCGATGAACAGCAATTAACGGAAGAAACAGTGGCTTCGATGAACCGGTTGAACCGCTATATGTTCGACAAGCACCGCCACGCCATCCGGGATGCACATGCTAAAAGCCACGGCGTACTCCGGGGGGAGCTTCACATCTACCCTAATTTACCCAGCCATCTGGCACAAGGATTATTCCAGCAAGCCCGCACGTACCCCGTGATAATTCGTTTGTCTTCCGCCCCGGGCGCGCTGGGTTCGGATAAACAATCAACTTTCAAGGGATTTGCCATAAAGGTAATCGGCGTGGAAGGGCGCAAGTTTCTGCCGGATAAAGCAGACGAGGTCACCCAAGATTTCTTGTTGGTGAGTGATCCCGTGATCCCTACGGGCGACATCAAAAGCTACCATGACATGCAGCTCAAACTAGAGAAACTCGCCCATACGCCGGAAGCTTTCCAGGAGGCATTATCGGCTGTGTCGCGGGTTGCCAATAAAGCATTGCAAGCCGTGGGCGTGGATCCGCAAATCAACCCGATTGGACCAGGGCATCCGCATTATCACATACTGGGGGAAACCTTCCACTCTATGGGAGCCTTCCGGTACGGGGACTACGTGGCTAAGATTAGTGCGGCGCCCCTATCGGGCAATGTGCAAGCTTTAGCTAAGCAAGAATTGAAAGTAGAAGATGCGGAAACCTGGCGAGACGTGGTCGTGGATTTTTTCCGCCAGCAAGGGGCCGAGTACGAGTTACGGGCCCAGCTTTGTACCGATCTGCATACCATGCCCGTGGAAGATGCCTCCGTAGAATGGCCCAAAGCACTAAGCCCGTATCAACCCATCGGGAGGATCGTGATTCCGGCGCAAGAGGCCTATAGTCCGGCGCGGCGAGTGTTTGCCGACGATGTGCTTTCGTTTAATCCGTTTCATTGTTTACCGGAACACCAGCCTTTAGGTTCCATCAACCGGGCCAGACGTTTGGCCTACGAAACTTCTAGCCGGTACCGGCACGAGATGAATGCCCAAATCCGCTTAGAACCCCGCGACATCAATCAACTACCGGATTAG
- a CDS encoding alpha/beta hydrolase, producing the protein MKTIIFVHGMFQNPKSWGNWMNYFTQRGYNCLAPAWPLHAGEPAELRQNPPAGLGDLELNEVVEAVECVVLEQEAKPIVIGHSVGGLIVQLLANRELIAAGVPIDSVAPNAMVDLDWSFVKNSATIANPLKGNAPIYMDAETFHASFANTLNEAAATAAFEQYATHDSRNVFRDCMGEAGRVDLDLPHVPLLFIAGEKDQIVPPHLNEKNVRGYTDPNSVTALQEFANRSHFICGEPGWEEVAEYVYNWLEAQDLS; encoded by the coding sequence ATGAAAACGATCATTTTTGTGCACGGCATGTTTCAGAACCCTAAAAGCTGGGGTAATTGGATGAACTACTTTACTCAGCGAGGCTATAACTGCCTGGCGCCGGCCTGGCCCTTACACGCAGGTGAACCCGCGGAGTTGCGGCAGAATCCACCGGCCGGATTGGGTGATTTAGAATTAAATGAGGTGGTGGAAGCCGTAGAATGCGTAGTGTTGGAACAAGAAGCCAAGCCCATTGTTATTGGCCATTCCGTAGGCGGTTTAATCGTGCAATTACTGGCCAACCGGGAGCTGATTGCAGCCGGGGTGCCCATCGACTCCGTAGCCCCGAACGCGATGGTAGATCTGGACTGGAGCTTTGTCAAAAACAGCGCTACCATCGCCAATCCCTTAAAAGGCAATGCGCCTATTTACATGGACGCCGAGACCTTTCACGCTTCATTTGCCAATACCTTGAATGAAGCCGCGGCAACTGCGGCGTTCGAGCAGTACGCGACGCACGATAGCCGCAACGTGTTCCGGGATTGTATGGGCGAGGCGGGCCGGGTAGATCTGGACTTGCCGCACGTGCCCTTGCTGTTTATCGCTGGCGAGAAAGATCAGATCGTCCCCCCGCACTTAAACGAGAAAAACGTCCGAGGCTATACCGATCCGAATAGTGTAACGGCATTGCAGGAATTTGCCAACCGGAGTCATTTTATCTGCGGTGAGCCGGGCTGGGAAGAAGTAGCCGAGTACGTCTATAACTGGTTAGAGGCCCAGGACCTTTCTTAA
- a CDS encoding zinc-dependent alcohol dehydrogenase — protein MKALVFHKINDVRVDTVDDPSIEDSRDAIIRVTSTAICGSDLHILDGFVPQMNNMVLGHEFMGIVEEVGSGVGNLKKGDRVVVPFPIACGSCFFCTHKWPTQCENSNKNYGPDGGLMTEKGAALFGYTDLYGGIQGGQAEYVRVPYADFGPRIVPDELTDEQVLFLTDIFPTGWAAADWGRIKGGETVAIFGAGPVGIMAAKSAWIMGAGRVVNIDVQQYRLEMAKKAANSETILWESEDQVVEIIRGMTEGRGADVCIDAVGMEADRSLLEKAKAVINFEKGTTKVLETCMRAVRRAGVVSVVGVYGAPYDNFPLGRWFDKGITLMGTQAPVQIYIDHLMNLVQTGQVTLNDIITHTLPLSEAPHGYDIFKKKEDNCVKVVLKP, from the coding sequence ATGAAAGCGCTTGTATTTCACAAAATTAACGATGTTCGGGTCGACACCGTAGACGATCCTAGTATTGAAGATAGCCGCGATGCCATTATCCGGGTGACCTCTACGGCTATTTGCGGTTCCGATTTGCATATCCTGGACGGCTTTGTTCCCCAAATGAATAACATGGTGCTGGGCCATGAGTTTATGGGAATTGTCGAAGAAGTAGGATCGGGAGTAGGAAATTTAAAAAAGGGGGACCGGGTAGTTGTTCCTTTTCCGATTGCCTGCGGCAGTTGCTTTTTTTGTACTCACAAATGGCCCACGCAGTGCGAGAACTCAAATAAAAATTACGGCCCGGATGGTGGCTTAATGACCGAGAAAGGTGCCGCTTTGTTTGGCTACACCGATTTATACGGCGGCATTCAAGGCGGGCAAGCCGAATACGTGCGAGTACCCTACGCTGATTTTGGTCCCCGGATTGTACCGGACGAACTCACGGACGAACAAGTCTTATTTCTAACGGATATTTTCCCGACGGGCTGGGCCGCCGCGGATTGGGGTCGCATAAAAGGCGGGGAAACGGTAGCTATCTTCGGGGCCGGACCAGTCGGGATTATGGCGGCTAAATCGGCCTGGATTATGGGAGCAGGTCGCGTGGTGAACATCGATGTGCAGCAGTACCGCTTAGAGATGGCCAAAAAAGCGGCTAACTCTGAAACTATTCTGTGGGAAAGTGAAGACCAGGTGGTAGAAATTATCCGCGGCATGACCGAAGGTAGAGGCGCTGATGTGTGTATTGATGCCGTGGGCATGGAAGCCGACCGCAGTTTGCTGGAAAAAGCCAAAGCCGTGATTAATTTTGAAAAAGGAACTACTAAAGTACTGGAAACATGCATGCGGGCTGTTCGCCGGGCCGGAGTAGTGAGCGTAGTAGGTGTTTACGGCGCTCCGTACGATAACTTCCCGCTGGGTCGTTGGTTCGATAAAGGCATAACGTTAATGGGCACCCAAGCCCCGGTGCAAATATACATTGACCATTTGATGAACCTGGTGCAAACCGGCCAAGTAACCCTCAACGACATTATCACGCATACTTTGCCTCTATCCGAAGCACCGCATGGCTACGATATCTTTAAGAAAAAAGAAGACAACTGCGTCAAAGTAGTGCTTAAACCTTAA